From Pseudomonas hefeiensis, one genomic window encodes:
- a CDS encoding exonuclease SbcCD subunit D C-terminal domain-containing protein produces the protein MRLFHTSDWHLGQNLHGQERDFEHACFLDWLLRQLTSEKPDVLLIAGDIFDTVNPPVKAQERLYDFIVSAHEQNANLTIVMIAGNHDSGSRIELPAPLMRRLRTHALGRVLWLDDGQLDVERLLLPLPDAKGKVKAWCLALPFLRPAEVTGAQLGDDYLRGIGQVHEWLIAAANDKRKKGQALIAISHAHMAGGSVSEDSERSLIIGNAEALPASLFGPSISYVALGHLHKPQKVNGEERIRYSGSPIPLSFSEIGYQHQILDVTLDGETLVKIEPRLIPRAVNLQRLGPAPLAEILVQLKDLPDIDLLADAQRQPWLEVRVRLDEPQPDLRHQVETALQGKAVRLVRIAAEYAGSGGSAGVDDGAALVELDQLSPQELFSRAWQDSYGNEVDEQTLKDFAVLLQDVQMEGEQP, from the coding sequence TTGCGTCTGTTCCACACCTCCGACTGGCACCTTGGGCAAAACCTGCACGGCCAGGAGCGCGATTTCGAACACGCCTGTTTCCTTGACTGGCTGCTGCGTCAGTTGACCAGCGAAAAACCCGACGTGCTGCTGATTGCCGGCGATATCTTCGACACGGTGAACCCGCCGGTCAAAGCCCAGGAGCGGCTGTACGATTTCATCGTCAGCGCCCATGAACAAAACGCCAACCTGACCATTGTGATGATCGCCGGCAACCACGACTCCGGCTCGCGCATCGAACTGCCGGCGCCGCTGATGCGCCGGTTACGCACGCATGCCCTGGGCCGGGTGTTGTGGCTGGACGACGGGCAACTGGACGTCGAGCGCCTGCTGCTGCCGCTGCCCGACGCCAAGGGCAAGGTCAAGGCGTGGTGCCTGGCCCTGCCGTTCCTGCGGCCTGCCGAGGTGACCGGCGCACAACTGGGTGACGACTACCTGCGCGGCATCGGCCAGGTTCATGAGTGGCTGATCGCCGCCGCCAACGACAAGCGCAAGAAAGGCCAGGCGCTGATCGCCATCAGCCATGCGCACATGGCCGGCGGCTCGGTGTCCGAGGATTCCGAACGCAGCCTGATCATCGGCAACGCCGAAGCCCTGCCCGCCAGCCTGTTCGGCCCGAGCATCAGCTACGTCGCCCTCGGCCATTTGCACAAGCCGCAAAAGGTCAACGGCGAAGAGCGCATCCGCTACAGCGGCTCGCCAATTCCGTTGTCGTTTTCGGAAATCGGTTATCAGCATCAGATCCTCGACGTCACCCTGGACGGCGAAACCCTGGTCAAGATCGAGCCGCGGCTGATTCCCCGGGCCGTCAACCTGCAACGACTGGGCCCGGCACCGCTGGCCGAGATTCTGGTGCAACTCAAGGACCTGCCGGACATCGACCTGTTGGCCGATGCCCAGCGCCAGCCCTGGCTGGAGGTGCGGGTGCGCCTCGATGAGCCGCAGCCAGACCTGCGCCATCAAGTGGAAACCGCCCTGCAAGGCAAAGCCGTGCGCCTGGTGCGGATCGCCGCCGAGTACGCCGGCAGCGGCGGCAGCGCAGGCGTTGATGACGGCGCCGCGCTGGTCGAACTGGATCAGTTGAGCCCGCAGGAATTGTTCAGCCGCGCCTGGCAGGACAGCTACGGCAATGAAGTGGACGAACAGACCCTCAAGGATTTTGCCGTGCTGTTGCAAGACGTACAGATGGAGGGCGAGCAGCCATGA
- a CDS encoding BatD family protein has protein sequence MTRFTAYLLVLLLWASGTQAAQLTASVDRGRLSSGETVELTLESNDATQFGKPDLSPLQALFDVRGTRQVNQLTTLDGENRATTRWIVTLLPRQSGTVVIPALQLGEVTSQPITLQVIESETRNEPGKLAPVFIEASLDQTHVYVQAQAILTLRIYHSVSLYDDSSLTPLHIPDARTEQLGESRTYEKVINNVRHGVIELRYGIYPQRSGELMIPAQTFSATLVEPVAQGTAPSGPKPGQLMRVSSEQLRLTVNPKPASYPADVPWLPARSLSLSESWSPEPTHSQVGDSLTRSLTLEAEGLASAQLPPLPATEISGLRRYPDQPVLSSRSSERGLVGSREDREALVPNRSGTIELPPVEVVWWNTLEDHLDRTSLPARTLQVANNPSLMVDTPTSTPQIVTIVDSDTLWYWQLSTFVLACTTLLGLGLWWRARSQPAILRATQTGPSPRTLLDDLKRACLANDTHATRQALDAWARQQPETLADMAARFVPLSDALDGLNGALYSETGQYWQGEDLWRAIRTIPAAEGFQDPAGDSGLPPLYPK, from the coding sequence ATGACCCGCTTCACCGCCTATCTCCTCGTGTTGCTGCTATGGGCATCTGGAACCCAGGCCGCACAGTTGACTGCCAGTGTGGATCGCGGGCGCCTGAGTTCCGGGGAAACCGTGGAGCTGACCCTGGAATCCAATGACGCCACACAGTTCGGTAAACCCGACCTGAGCCCGCTCCAGGCGCTGTTCGATGTTCGCGGCACCCGCCAGGTCAACCAACTGACGACCCTCGACGGCGAAAATCGCGCCACCACCCGCTGGATCGTCACCCTGCTACCGCGCCAAAGTGGCACTGTGGTCATTCCGGCCCTGCAATTGGGCGAAGTGACGAGCCAGCCGATCACCCTGCAAGTGATCGAAAGTGAAACGCGCAATGAACCTGGCAAACTGGCACCGGTGTTCATCGAGGCCAGCCTCGACCAGACCCACGTCTATGTCCAGGCACAGGCGATCCTGACCTTGCGCATCTACCATTCGGTGTCGCTGTACGACGACAGCAGCCTGACGCCGCTGCACATCCCCGATGCCCGCACCGAACAACTAGGCGAATCACGCACCTACGAAAAGGTCATCAACAACGTACGCCACGGCGTGATCGAACTGCGCTACGGCATCTACCCCCAGCGCAGCGGCGAACTGATGATCCCGGCTCAGACCTTCAGCGCCACCCTGGTTGAGCCGGTGGCCCAGGGAACCGCGCCGTCGGGCCCCAAACCCGGCCAGTTGATGCGTGTCAGCTCCGAGCAACTGCGCCTGACCGTCAACCCCAAGCCCGCCAGTTACCCGGCTGATGTGCCCTGGCTGCCGGCGCGCAGCCTTTCCTTGAGCGAGAGCTGGAGTCCGGAGCCGACCCACAGCCAGGTGGGTGACTCCCTGACCCGCAGCCTGACCCTGGAAGCCGAGGGCCTGGCCAGCGCCCAGTTACCGCCCCTGCCAGCCACTGAAATAAGCGGCCTGCGGCGCTACCCCGACCAACCGGTACTCAGCAGTCGCAGCAGTGAACGCGGTTTGGTGGGCAGCCGTGAAGACCGCGAGGCCCTGGTGCCCAACCGCAGTGGCACGATTGAACTGCCGCCGGTGGAAGTGGTTTGGTGGAACACCCTGGAAGACCACCTGGACCGCACCAGCCTTCCAGCACGGACTCTGCAAGTGGCGAACAATCCGAGCCTGATGGTGGACACGCCAACGAGCACACCGCAGATTGTCACGATCGTCGACAGCGACACCTTGTGGTATTGGCAACTGAGCACCTTTGTCCTGGCCTGCACCACGCTGCTGGGCTTGGGCCTGTGGTGGCGCGCCCGTTCGCAGCCGGCCATTCTGCGCGCGACCCAGACCGGGCCAAGCCCGCGGACCTTGCTGGACGACCTCAAGCGTGCCTGCCTGGCCAACGACACCCACGCTACACGTCAGGCGCTGGACGCCTGGGCGCGGCAGCAACCCGAAACGCTGGCCGACATGGCCGCGCGCTTCGTGCCACTGTCCGACGCCCTGGACGGCCTCAACGGCGCGCTCTACAGCGAAACCGGCCAGTATTGGCAAGGTGAAGATTTGTGGCGGGCCATTCGCACCATTCCCGCGGCGGAAGGCTTCCAGGACCCGGCCGGCGACAGTGGGTTGCCACCGCTCTACCCCAAATAA